In Synechococcus sp. CC9616, the following are encoded in one genomic region:
- a CDS encoding ChbG/HpnK family deacetylase produces the protein MSEPSLILRLSRYGAVGGTAALVHTTALLSLERVAPLWLANPLAFLMASIAGYIGHALVTFREETGGRRFARRWLLLQYAVNLAVCALLPLLLGNWMPMPLRTAVLVFTPTLLNALIWSRAARFSAKARQQQNGQPPLLHADDLGLAEGVDSAIIVLAQSGLLQGASLLVNGPSAANAVEAWRDLTDPPPLTLHVCLTEGHGLPHCPDLPTGFSSLLVASLLPWQRRRIAPQLRTVLLEQFSSYRQLTGLRHIRLDGHQHIHLVPLVLDAVLDLSRSESITWVRTTLEALPEGLSLRLWWRSIKTGGFIKWLILQLLSGLAIPRLRRAGLHTNRRFAGVLFSGSMYGEAFRHCWITAHSPKRIHRALRPVVLIHPAQRHAAAGMDQEAFQQSAAFFNSSNRQKEWTSAQQLLES, from the coding sequence ATGAGCGAACCATCTCTGATCCTGCGTCTGAGCCGATACGGCGCCGTTGGGGGTACTGCAGCGCTGGTGCACACCACCGCGCTGCTCAGCCTGGAGCGGGTAGCTCCTTTGTGGCTGGCCAACCCCCTGGCCTTTCTGATGGCGTCCATCGCCGGTTACATCGGTCATGCCTTGGTGACCTTCCGTGAGGAAACGGGAGGCCGGCGGTTTGCCAGGCGCTGGCTGCTGTTGCAGTACGCGGTGAATCTGGCTGTCTGTGCGCTGCTGCCTCTGCTGCTGGGCAACTGGATGCCGATGCCGCTGCGAACGGCCGTCCTTGTGTTCACGCCCACGCTGCTCAATGCCTTGATCTGGAGCCGTGCCGCCCGTTTCAGTGCCAAGGCTCGGCAGCAACAGAACGGCCAACCACCGCTGCTCCACGCCGACGACCTCGGCCTGGCGGAGGGCGTGGATTCGGCCATCATCGTTCTCGCCCAAAGCGGGCTGCTTCAGGGGGCCAGTCTTCTGGTGAATGGTCCAAGTGCGGCCAACGCCGTCGAGGCCTGGCGCGACCTCACCGACCCACCACCGCTCACCCTGCATGTCTGTCTCACCGAGGGGCATGGTCTGCCCCACTGCCCGGATCTTCCAACCGGATTCAGCAGCTTGCTGGTGGCCTCACTCCTGCCCTGGCAGCGCCGACGTATCGCCCCCCAGTTACGCACGGTTCTGCTGGAGCAGTTCAGCAGCTATCGCCAGCTCACGGGGCTGCGGCACATCCGCCTCGATGGCCACCAGCACATTCACCTTGTGCCGCTGGTACTGGATGCGGTGCTGGATCTGTCCCGTTCCGAATCGATCACCTGGGTGCGGACGACGCTGGAAGCCCTGCCGGAAGGGCTGTCGCTGAGGCTTTGGTGGCGAAGCATAAAGACCGGAGGATTTATAAAGTGGCTCATCCTGCAGCTGTTGAGCGGGCTGGCCATCCCCCGTCTGCGCCGGGCTGGGCTGCATACCAACAGACGCTTTGCTGGTGTTTTGTTCAGTGGATCGATGTATGGCGAAGCATTTCGTCATTGCTGGATCACAGCGCACAGCCCCAAAAGGATCCATCGCGCTTTACGACCCGTTGTGCTGATCCACCCTGCTCAGCGCCATGCTGCAGCGGGTATGGATCAGGAGGCTTTTCAGCAATCTGCGGCCTTTTTCAACTCGAGCAACCGCCAAAAGGAGTGGACGTCAGCGCAACAGCTTTTAGAGTCATAA
- a CDS encoding glycosyltransferase family 2 protein — protein sequence MGRDELWVVAACFNEESLICQFMEAVLQLQQVDRLVLIDDGSRDATVAVIRQWQQDHAEAPVTLLELTRNFGKEAAMLAGLDFANGRCAAAILIDSDLQHPPERIPVLVAAWRDGAEVVTAVRDDRDEESRMKVATASWFYRVFNRLVDSIQLQEGAGDFRLLSAPVVEAVTQMREATRFSKGLMPWTGYRSVEIPYSRVARAGGSSSWSSLKLWRYALDGIFSFSVKPLKVWGVIGVLISCVSFFYAALIVLRTLVFGIDLPGYASLIVAILFLGGIQLIGIGVLGEYIGRIYIDVKRRPHYFIRAIHQE from the coding sequence ATGGGCAGGGACGAGCTCTGGGTTGTGGCGGCTTGCTTCAACGAAGAGAGCCTCATCTGTCAGTTCATGGAAGCGGTGCTTCAGCTTCAGCAGGTGGATCGACTCGTGCTGATCGACGATGGCTCTCGCGATGCCACGGTCGCAGTGATCCGTCAGTGGCAACAGGACCACGCCGAAGCTCCGGTGACCCTGCTTGAGCTCACCCGCAACTTCGGCAAGGAAGCCGCAATGCTGGCGGGACTGGACTTCGCCAACGGTCGCTGCGCTGCTGCGATTCTGATTGACTCCGATCTGCAGCACCCGCCAGAGCGGATTCCTGTGCTGGTGGCGGCCTGGCGGGATGGGGCTGAGGTGGTCACCGCCGTGCGCGATGACAGGGATGAAGAATCGCGAATGAAAGTGGCCACGGCCTCCTGGTTCTACCGGGTGTTCAACAGGTTGGTTGATTCGATTCAGCTTCAGGAGGGTGCCGGTGATTTCCGTTTGCTGTCCGCACCTGTGGTGGAGGCGGTGACCCAGATGCGTGAGGCAACACGCTTTTCAAAGGGTCTGATGCCCTGGACCGGTTACCGCAGCGTTGAAATCCCCTACAGCCGCGTGGCTCGGGCTGGTGGCAGCAGTTCCTGGAGTTCCCTGAAGCTGTGGCGTTATGCCCTCGATGGGATCTTCTCGTTTTCCGTGAAGCCGCTCAAGGTGTGGGGGGTGATTGGCGTGCTGATCTCCTGTGTGAGCTTTTTCTATGCCGCTCTGATCGTGCTCCGCACACTTGTGTTTGGCATCGACCTTCCCGGCTATGCCTCACTGATCGTGGCGATACTGTTCCTGGGGGGGATTCAGTTGATTGGAATCGGTGTTCTGGGCGAATACATCGGCCGGATTTACATCGATGTGAAGCGGCGACCGCATTACTTCATCAGAGCCATTCACCAGGAATGA
- a CDS encoding glycosyltransferase, which translates to MADVILLSTADWDHPLWTNKQHLAVSLADAGHRVLYIDSLGVRPARVGRSDAKRIMRRLRRCLSPLRQVRQHVWVLSPLVMPGQVSGLKGRLNRWSLNLALFWADCCLDLRTPLLWTFNPNTRFYLKLGRFHSTVYHCVDRIQAQPGMPVAELESAEQDLCGAVNAVFTTAPQLQEALSPLNAGTHLFGNVADASHFAQARSGALSRPSDLPSIDGPCLIFIGAIDAYKLDLPLFEALAAGNPQWTFILIGPVGETDPSTDASVLTAHHNVHWLGPKLYSELPAYLAAADVALLPLQLNDYTRHMYPMKFFEYLAAGCPVVSTAIPSLLDQADVAYLCPPDVEPFQAAIAGLLKGDGPPLERRLARAAQFTYDSRTASMLDCLGAHGLMPPDPAPPQAMPYHRVRRQLRAGWFAASLGLLLVQGLERLGVSGLSQRCLDGLLSRSPDRVVFLAARARQAFAAGNHPTGRQLIERIWLLDGEAELLHQLLFRRGSRPGDRTDQLAMFDALAASSVLPLHFAGYCRVVRTYRAIDAKDPATLQRCCRALASVIEQLEQDPNTYRCLKPNRENRAKLLISAHLTRLRGLMALHDHNGLDQAARELGSCAERYDPFAIDRTTATRMTRNMMRCLAIAAVMAWHASDSQRMDAVLAQVERLRTACYADCFDAMSQRTQEDHRGFADQMLERLRCCRWSTDPSAMDPSATDLSATVPSAEAFVEPLLLVYFPVLRPDRAEKAWRFLTALTGQATA; encoded by the coding sequence ATGGCTGATGTGATTCTCCTGTCCACTGCGGACTGGGATCACCCCTTGTGGACCAACAAGCAGCATCTGGCTGTTTCTCTTGCTGATGCAGGTCACCGGGTTCTGTACATCGATTCTCTGGGTGTCCGCCCTGCCCGTGTCGGACGCTCAGACGCAAAACGGATCATGCGCCGATTGCGCCGATGCCTGTCCCCGTTGCGGCAGGTACGTCAGCATGTTTGGGTGCTTTCGCCCCTGGTGATGCCTGGGCAGGTGAGCGGTTTGAAGGGTCGACTCAACCGCTGGAGTCTCAACCTTGCCCTGTTCTGGGCGGATTGTTGCCTCGATCTGCGCACCCCCCTGCTGTGGACGTTTAATCCCAACACACGTTTTTATCTGAAGCTTGGTCGCTTTCATTCCACGGTTTATCACTGTGTGGATCGCATCCAGGCGCAACCGGGGATGCCTGTCGCGGAACTCGAATCTGCCGAACAGGATCTCTGCGGGGCTGTCAATGCTGTTTTCACGACAGCACCTCAGTTGCAAGAGGCCTTGTCGCCCCTGAATGCCGGTACTCACCTGTTCGGCAATGTCGCCGATGCCAGCCATTTCGCTCAGGCCCGTTCTGGGGCTCTTTCGCGGCCCAGTGATTTGCCGTCGATCGATGGCCCTTGTCTGATCTTCATCGGTGCCATCGATGCCTACAAGCTCGACCTGCCGCTGTTCGAAGCCCTGGCTGCCGGGAATCCGCAGTGGACCTTCATCCTGATTGGCCCTGTTGGTGAGACCGACCCGAGCACGGATGCATCCGTGCTGACCGCGCATCACAACGTTCATTGGCTGGGCCCAAAGCTCTACAGCGAGCTGCCGGCGTATCTGGCTGCCGCTGACGTCGCTCTGCTGCCGCTGCAGCTCAACGATTACACCCGCCACATGTACCCGATGAAATTTTTCGAGTACCTGGCTGCCGGTTGTCCGGTTGTGTCCACTGCCATCCCTTCCCTCTTGGATCAAGCGGATGTGGCCTATCTCTGTCCCCCGGACGTTGAGCCGTTCCAGGCGGCGATTGCTGGGCTACTGAAGGGGGACGGTCCTCCGTTGGAGCGGCGTCTGGCCAGGGCGGCTCAGTTCACCTATGACAGTCGTACCGCTTCGATGCTGGACTGCCTTGGGGCCCATGGGCTGATGCCTCCGGATCCAGCTCCGCCGCAGGCGATGCCGTATCACCGTGTGCGGCGCCAGTTGCGGGCTGGATGGTTCGCCGCGAGCCTGGGTCTGCTGCTGGTGCAGGGACTCGAACGACTGGGAGTCTCCGGGCTCAGCCAACGTTGTCTGGATGGCTTGCTGAGCCGGAGTCCCGATCGCGTTGTGTTTCTTGCGGCGCGAGCCAGGCAAGCGTTTGCTGCCGGCAACCATCCCACCGGCCGACAACTGATCGAGCGGATCTGGCTGCTGGACGGTGAGGCAGAGCTGCTCCATCAACTTCTCTTCCGTCGAGGCTCGCGTCCCGGCGATCGAACGGATCAGCTGGCGATGTTCGATGCCTTGGCAGCCAGCAGCGTCCTACCGCTTCATTTCGCCGGCTATTGCCGTGTGGTGCGCACCTATCGAGCCATCGATGCCAAGGACCCGGCCACCCTGCAACGCTGTTGCAGGGCATTGGCGAGTGTCATTGAGCAGCTCGAACAGGATCCGAATACGTATCGCTGCCTGAAACCGAACCGTGAGAATCGAGCCAAATTGCTGATCTCCGCTCACCTCACCAGGTTGCGTGGATTGATGGCACTTCACGACCATAATGGCCTTGATCAGGCGGCCCGTGAGCTTGGTAGCTGCGCCGAGCGCTACGACCCGTTCGCGATTGATCGCACCACGGCAACTCGGATGACGCGCAACATGATGCGGTGTCTGGCGATCGCAGCCGTGATGGCTTGGCATGCCTCCGATAGCCAGCGCATGGATGCCGTTCTGGCGCAGGTCGAGCGATTGCGTACAGCCTGTTATGCCGATTGCTTTGATGCCATGTCGCAACGGACGCAGGAGGACCATCGCGGTTTTGCCGATCAGATGCTGGAGAGGCTGCGCTGTTGCCGCTGGTCCACGGATCCCTCTGCAATGGATCCCTCTGCCACGGATCTGTCAGCCACGGTTCCATCAGCTGAAGCGTTTGTTGAGCCCCTTCTGCTCGTTTATTTCCCTGTGCTGCGTCCAGACCGTGCCGAAAAGGCTTGGCGCTTTCTCACGGCACTGACGGGTCAGGCGACGGCATGA
- a CDS encoding ABC transporter ATP-binding protein — MPVLQSQTWNELSTLLRELSPKRQKFLGLVLFTSLIQGVVDIFLVGLLARLVGLLAGAKLGDQIPGIRFFGGGLLDQAGWIVVLLIGSFWFASAIRFGVALLEALLAADIWSDLVNKVYRNLLLQNYDFFTQKRTSVLSERFNRILTRVTAAVISPLIAITGNLLTVAALLIGVAFSLGGKAISVFLFLLVAYLIASLIITPYMRLALRQKMRFTRRIRLTFGESLRSIRDLQLYSSHDFFIQRFMRDGTIAKRNDRLANLLPNVPKFLIEPTGITVLFVIGMAPALINQDGGALRDAMPELATVLVILQRISGPLQSTFRNINKLRGGLPEVKDALELLCMKPTRLELSDPVVPSPDGVMPRRLIELSDVTFSYATSQKPVLSNIDLSIPVGSRIALVGKTGSGKTTLAHLLLGLFRPDSGDLMLDGLPVSDEEMPAWQANCAFVPQQIRLLDASVRENVAFCEQPDSIDDDEVWAALKAAQFADVVGDMPYGLFTMCGENGMKLSGGQRQRLSLARAFYRKAKLLVLDEATSALDNKTEHDVMQALELVGRRCTMVVIAHRLSTVKKCDRIYELADGGIQASGDFETLTAISPSFRDMAMIDEG, encoded by the coding sequence ATGCCCGTTTTGCAGAGCCAGACCTGGAATGAGCTGAGTACTCTCCTGCGTGAGCTGTCTCCAAAAAGGCAGAAATTTCTCGGCTTGGTGTTGTTTACCTCCCTGATTCAGGGAGTTGTCGATATTTTTCTGGTTGGCCTGCTCGCGCGGTTGGTTGGTCTACTGGCTGGAGCGAAACTGGGCGATCAAATCCCTGGGATCCGATTTTTCGGTGGTGGTCTCCTTGACCAGGCTGGATGGATTGTTGTTCTCCTGATTGGATCTTTTTGGTTCGCCTCGGCAATCCGGTTTGGGGTGGCACTGCTTGAAGCCCTTCTGGCAGCTGATATCTGGTCTGATCTAGTTAATAAAGTTTATCGCAATCTCCTGCTGCAGAACTACGATTTTTTCACTCAAAAACGTACATCTGTTCTCTCTGAGCGTTTTAATCGCATTTTAACTCGTGTAACTGCAGCTGTAATCTCTCCACTGATTGCGATTACTGGAAATCTGCTCACTGTTGCAGCTCTCTTGATCGGTGTTGCTTTTTCCTTAGGTGGTAAAGCCATCTCTGTTTTTCTATTCCTGTTAGTCGCTTATCTTATCGCCTCTCTGATAATTACGCCCTATATGCGTTTAGCGCTTCGACAGAAGATGCGTTTTACCCGAAGAATTCGACTTACATTTGGCGAATCATTACGTTCTATTCGCGACCTTCAGCTCTATTCATCGCACGATTTCTTTATCCAGCGCTTTATGCGGGATGGCACGATTGCAAAGCGTAATGATCGACTTGCCAATCTTCTTCCAAATGTACCCAAGTTTTTAATTGAACCAACTGGAATTACGGTTTTGTTTGTGATTGGTATGGCTCCGGCTCTTATTAATCAGGACGGCGGTGCTTTGCGAGATGCCATGCCCGAGTTGGCTACTGTCCTTGTCATCCTGCAACGAATATCAGGCCCTCTTCAGTCAACATTTCGCAATATCAACAAGCTGCGAGGTGGCCTTCCCGAGGTGAAAGACGCCTTGGAATTGTTATGTATGAAGCCCACTCGTTTGGAGCTCTCGGATCCTGTCGTTCCATCCCCGGATGGCGTGATGCCGCGTCGATTGATTGAGTTGAGTGATGTGACCTTTTCATATGCCACTTCTCAGAAACCTGTTCTCAGCAATATCGACCTTTCCATCCCGGTTGGCTCCAGAATTGCGTTGGTTGGAAAAACCGGTAGCGGTAAAACAACTCTTGCCCATTTGTTACTTGGTTTATTTCGTCCCGATTCTGGCGATTTGATGTTGGATGGATTACCTGTCTCGGATGAGGAAATGCCAGCGTGGCAGGCCAACTGTGCATTTGTTCCGCAGCAAATTCGGTTGCTTGATGCCAGCGTGAGAGAAAACGTGGCGTTCTGCGAACAGCCTGATTCAATTGATGATGATGAGGTTTGGGCTGCATTGAAAGCTGCTCAGTTTGCAGATGTGGTTGGTGATATGCCCTATGGCTTGTTCACCATGTGTGGTGAAAACGGTATGAAGCTCTCTGGTGGTCAGCGTCAACGACTCTCATTGGCGCGTGCGTTCTATCGCAAAGCCAAGCTGTTGGTTCTGGATGAAGCCACCAGTGCTCTCGACAACAAAACTGAGCATGACGTCATGCAGGCCCTCGAGCTGGTTGGTCGTCGTTGCACGATGGTGGTGATTGCGCACCGGCTGTCCACGGTGAAGAAGTGTGATCGGATCTATGAACTCGCTGATGGTGGAATTCAGGCCTCCGGAGATTTTGAGACTCTTACGGCAATCTCGCCAAGCTTCCGGGACATGGCGATGATCGATGAAGGTTGA
- a CDS encoding heme oxygenase (biliverdin-producing) encodes MSVALAAQIREGTKKSHTMAENTGFVSCFLKGVVDKASYRKLVADLYFVYTAMEEEIGKLGDHPVVGPIGMEELNRRETLEQDLTYYYGANWRDQIEPSPSAVEYVERIHAIAKESPELLVGHHYTRYMGDLSGGQILKNIAQKAMNMDGDDGLRFYVFDEIDDEKAFKTNYRSAMDALPIDQATADRIVEEANHAFHLNMNMFKELEGNLVAAIGKVLFGFLTRRQRAGSTEAATA; translated from the coding sequence ATGTCCGTTGCTTTGGCTGCCCAGATCCGTGAAGGCACAAAAAAATCACACACGATGGCCGAGAACACCGGCTTCGTGAGCTGTTTTCTCAAAGGTGTTGTTGATAAGGCCAGCTATCGGAAGCTCGTCGCTGATCTCTATTTCGTTTACACAGCGATGGAAGAGGAGATCGGCAAGCTTGGGGATCATCCTGTGGTGGGTCCGATCGGCATGGAGGAGCTCAACCGCCGCGAAACTCTTGAGCAGGATCTGACTTACTACTACGGAGCCAATTGGCGGGATCAGATCGAGCCCTCTCCTTCGGCGGTTGAGTATGTCGAGCGCATTCATGCCATCGCCAAGGAGTCGCCCGAGCTGTTGGTTGGCCATCACTACACCCGCTACATGGGCGACCTTTCGGGTGGCCAGATTCTCAAGAACATCGCGCAAAAGGCGATGAACATGGACGGTGATGACGGCTTGCGCTTCTACGTCTTCGACGAGATCGACGATGAGAAGGCCTTTAAAACCAACTACAGATCGGCCATGGATGCTTTGCCCATCGACCAGGCCACGGCGGATCGCATTGTTGAGGAGGCCAACCATGCCTTCCACCTCAATATGAACATGTTCAAGGAGCTGGAAGGCAATCTGGTTGCCGCCATCGGCAAGGTTCTCTTTGGTTTCCTCACCCGCCGGCAGCGGGCCGGAAGCACGGAGGCGGCAACCGCCTGA
- a CDS encoding glycosyltransferase produces the protein MATRVVRFLVPGTSGRFRCGGLSVELQTARLVGTVCDSEIVTYRERRDDCHHMADLLSTESASEDVLWIVSWGFDVPQLIRRLRGHRVAYHAHSSGYGFDLPPGVPVLAVSRNTLGYWGDRAPRNPLFLVPNALDPQWLEHGDRADASGRDRPIDVLVQARKSSDYVLKQLVPALRQRGVTVEVQNGWVEDLVSLFNRSKVYLYDSAEYWRVRGVTEGFGLPPLEAMACGCVVFTSLNHALADHCDPGRSAHQIGCGSLAHDLHRIQAAIGEPSQWRPPAAELGALLHANAEPRLLDRWRHVLLELDQLQMQWNQDPPLSSPPTWRLRWGQIKQRARRVVDRFPGWPNQA, from the coding sequence GTGGCCACCAGGGTTGTTCGTTTCCTGGTTCCTGGAACCAGCGGTCGTTTCCGCTGCGGTGGTCTGAGCGTTGAGTTACAGACGGCCCGCCTTGTCGGGACTGTCTGTGACAGCGAGATCGTCACCTACAGGGAGCGCCGTGATGATTGCCATCACATGGCAGATCTGCTCAGCACGGAGTCTGCTTCTGAGGATGTTCTCTGGATTGTGAGCTGGGGATTTGATGTTCCCCAGCTGATCAGGCGTTTGAGGGGCCACCGGGTGGCCTATCACGCCCACAGCAGTGGCTATGGCTTTGATCTTCCGCCAGGTGTTCCGGTGCTGGCGGTTAGCCGCAACACCCTCGGCTACTGGGGGGACCGGGCGCCGCGCAATCCCTTGTTCCTCGTGCCGAATGCGCTGGATCCTCAATGGCTCGAACACGGGGACCGGGCGGATGCCAGCGGGCGCGATCGTCCGATCGACGTGCTTGTGCAAGCCAGAAAAAGCAGTGATTACGTCCTGAAACAGCTGGTTCCTGCCCTGCGTCAGCGCGGGGTGACGGTGGAGGTGCAGAACGGTTGGGTGGAGGACCTTGTCTCGCTGTTCAATCGGTCAAAGGTTTACTTGTACGACTCGGCTGAGTACTGGCGCGTTCGCGGGGTGACGGAAGGATTTGGTCTTCCACCACTTGAGGCAATGGCCTGCGGTTGCGTCGTGTTCACCAGCCTTAATCATGCCCTTGCCGATCACTGTGACCCAGGGCGTTCAGCCCACCAGATCGGTTGTGGCAGCTTGGCTCACGACCTTCATCGCATCCAGGCTGCGATTGGTGAACCCTCCCAATGGCGTCCTCCGGCAGCGGAACTCGGTGCCCTGCTGCATGCCAACGCAGAGCCGCGACTGCTGGACCGTTGGCGACACGTGTTGCTGGAGCTCGATCAGCTTCAGATGCAGTGGAATCAGGATCCGCCGCTTTCAAGCCCTCCCACCTGGCGCCTGCGTTGGGGCCAGATCAAGCAGCGTGCAAGGCGAGTGGTCGATCGGTTTCCCGGCTGGCCGAATCAGGCCTGA
- a CDS encoding glycosyltransferase, whose amino-acid sequence MSKGSTPAIAFTIDSLKLGGAERTLLRWAVWCRDAGWRVVVITRQGPERDAYPLPSGLIRRREARLPFGLERLGWWAFPARLLALRSLLREESVSIAVGVTVLPAVKLLLASRGLSIRCVVAERNYPPARSPSLPWRWLRRLSYPWADLHLVQTTTIGAWLQRHCGANRQLLLPNPVIWPLPSHEPSLAPESLLPEDAQVILAAGTKAQQKGFDRLMPIFAALADRWPRLRLVVLGLSDQPYRGVCQQTWLRELLGANPDHQQRLLIPGAVGNMAHWYERASLFVLPSRFEGFPNVLLEAMAAGCACVARDCLTGPSDLIQDSHNGRLLAQDATTDQWIDVLELLLQDAPKRSQLARNALAVRERFSEQRLRQSFLCSLEGLNRG is encoded by the coding sequence ATGAGCAAGGGGTCGACTCCGGCGATCGCCTTCACGATCGACTCTCTCAAGCTTGGTGGGGCTGAAAGAACGCTGCTCCGCTGGGCTGTCTGGTGTCGTGATGCCGGTTGGCGGGTGGTGGTGATCACTCGCCAAGGGCCAGAGCGTGATGCCTACCCGCTGCCGTCAGGGTTGATTCGACGCCGGGAGGCCCGACTCCCCTTCGGTTTGGAGCGTTTGGGTTGGTGGGCGTTCCCGGCCAGACTGCTGGCTCTGAGATCCCTGCTGCGAGAGGAGTCTGTCTCGATCGCTGTCGGCGTCACGGTGCTGCCCGCCGTGAAGCTTCTGCTTGCCAGCCGCGGTCTGTCAATCCGTTGTGTGGTGGCCGAGCGCAACTACCCACCGGCGCGTTCGCCCTCCTTGCCCTGGCGTTGGCTGCGGCGTCTCAGTTACCCCTGGGCTGATCTTCACCTTGTCCAAACCACAACAATCGGCGCTTGGTTGCAGCGTCATTGCGGTGCGAATCGCCAGCTACTGCTTCCCAACCCTGTGATCTGGCCGCTGCCCAGTCACGAGCCGTCCCTGGCTCCGGAATCGCTCCTGCCGGAGGATGCCCAGGTGATCCTGGCGGCGGGAACAAAAGCCCAGCAGAAGGGCTTTGATCGGTTGATGCCGATCTTTGCTGCTCTTGCTGATCGATGGCCTCGTTTGCGGCTGGTGGTGCTGGGGCTGAGCGACCAGCCCTATCGAGGTGTCTGTCAGCAGACCTGGTTGAGAGAGCTGCTGGGTGCGAATCCCGACCATCAGCAGCGCCTTCTCATACCAGGGGCCGTCGGCAACATGGCTCACTGGTACGAGCGGGCCAGCCTGTTTGTGCTGCCGTCGCGCTTCGAAGGATTCCCCAACGTCCTGCTCGAGGCGATGGCAGCTGGCTGCGCATGTGTCGCCAGAGATTGCCTAACCGGCCCCTCTGATCTGATTCAGGACAGCCACAACGGTCGATTGCTGGCGCAGGATGCCACGACAGATCAATGGATCGACGTGCTCGAGCTGCTGCTTCAAGACGCTCCAAAACGTTCTCAACTGGCAAGGAATGCCCTGGCCGTGAGGGAGCGGTTCAGCGAGCAGCGGCTTCGGCAGTCGTTTTTGTGCTCCCTCGAGGGTCTGAACCGTGGATGA
- a CDS encoding methyltransferase domain-containing protein produces MVRLNLGCGDKILQGYVNIDTVSTRAGKQPDINADIRDLKMIKSSIADEILAVHVVEHFYYWEVVPLLKSWRRLLRKGGKLILECPNLLYACQMIVKNPLMRSQPGKAGQMSMWPLYGDPSWKDPLMCHKWAYTPESLMAVLHEAGFKSVQQEPAQFKLREPRDMRITAINPD; encoded by the coding sequence GTGGTTAGGCTCAATTTGGGGTGTGGCGATAAAATTCTCCAGGGATATGTGAATATCGACACGGTTTCCACGCGTGCGGGCAAGCAGCCTGACATTAATGCTGACATACGTGACCTAAAAATGATCAAGTCATCTATTGCTGATGAGATTTTAGCCGTTCATGTTGTTGAGCACTTTTATTATTGGGAGGTTGTGCCATTGTTGAAGAGCTGGAGAAGGCTGCTAAGGAAAGGCGGAAAGCTGATTCTTGAATGCCCTAATCTTCTCTATGCCTGCCAGATGATTGTTAAAAATCCTTTAATGCGTAGTCAGCCTGGCAAGGCTGGTCAGATGTCGATGTGGCCCCTGTATGGGGATCCATCATGGAAAGATCCATTGATGTGTCACAAATGGGCCTATACGCCTGAATCTTTGATGGCTGTGCTGCATGAAGCTGGGTTTAAAAGTGTTCAGCAAGAGCCAGCTCAGTTTAAATTGCGTGAACCCCGTGACATGCGAATTACAGCTATCAATCCAGATTAA
- a CDS encoding 5'-methylthioadenosine/adenosylhomocysteine nucleosidase has translation MTRPLHLGLLGAMPEEIGSDLAHLEEPSQETFGDLVIHRGRWTGDDGAAVQITLAWSGWGKVCAARTATRVLASAPADDPIDLILFTGVAGGADPSLQQWDVVLADAVVQHDLDVRPILPRFVVPPLDRAVLNPQQAWFEWARKALDQSHLAGELPGFGRPRPGLIGTGDQFIGDASVLMSLCDALPDLTAVEMEGAAVAQVAEQEGVPWLVLRVISDGADAEAAQSFNDFVKAYDQRAWSLIATLLRQQASAPRP, from the coding sequence ATGACTCGCCCGCTCCATCTCGGTCTGCTTGGAGCCATGCCGGAGGAAATCGGCTCTGATCTGGCCCATCTGGAAGAGCCGAGTCAGGAGACATTCGGGGACCTGGTGATCCATCGCGGTCGCTGGACTGGTGATGACGGCGCCGCAGTTCAGATCACCCTGGCCTGGAGCGGCTGGGGCAAGGTCTGTGCTGCACGCACCGCCACCCGCGTCCTGGCTTCTGCCCCGGCGGATGACCCGATCGATCTCATCCTGTTCACCGGCGTCGCGGGTGGGGCGGATCCATCGCTGCAGCAATGGGATGTCGTGCTGGCGGATGCCGTTGTGCAGCACGACCTGGACGTTCGCCCGATTCTGCCGCGCTTCGTGGTGCCGCCTCTGGATCGCGCTGTACTCAACCCCCAGCAGGCCTGGTTCGAATGGGCCAGAAAAGCACTTGATCAGAGTCATCTGGCTGGAGAGCTCCCAGGTTTCGGCAGGCCGAGGCCTGGCCTGATCGGCACCGGAGACCAGTTCATCGGTGATGCGAGCGTCTTGATGTCGTTATGCGATGCCTTGCCGGATCTGACAGCCGTGGAGATGGAAGGGGCCGCCGTGGCCCAGGTGGCTGAACAGGAGGGGGTTCCCTGGCTGGTGCTTCGGGTGATCTCCGATGGCGCGGATGCGGAAGCCGCCCAAAGCTTCAATGACTTCGTCAAGGCCTATGACCAGCGGGCCTGGAGTTTGATTGCAACGCTGTTGCGTCAACAGGCCTCTGCGCCACGCCCTTGA